Proteins from a genomic interval of Zingiber officinale cultivar Zhangliang chromosome 1B, Zo_v1.1, whole genome shotgun sequence:
- the LOC122040740 gene encoding flap endonuclease 1-A-like has translation FVWPISHLQGMFNRTISLLEAGIEPVYVFDGQPPELKKQELAKRYLKRKDATNDLNTTIETGDLEGIEKYSKRTVKVTKKHNEDCKRLLRLMGVPTIEAPCEAEAQCAALCKSDKVFAVASENMDTLTFGVPRFLHHLMDPSSKKISVIEFDVSKVLEELRLTMDQFIDLCILSGCDYCDNIKGGAIREA, from the exons TTTGTATGGCCGATAAGTCATTTGCAAGGGATGTTCAATCGAACTATCAGTTTATTAGAAGCAGGTATCGAGCCAGT ATATGTATTTGACGGTCAACCTCCAGAGTTGAAGAAACAAGAACTTGCCAAAAG ataTTTAAAGAGGAAAGATGCAACTAACGATCTGAACACAACAATTGAG ACTGGTGATTTGGAGGGAATTGAAAAGTACAGCAAAAGGACTGTCAAG GTAACCAAGAAACATAATGAAGATTGTAAACGTCTCTTAAGACTAATGGGTGTGCCTACTATTGAG GCACCCTGTGAAGCAGAAGCTCAATGCGCAGCTCTTTGCAAAAGTGACAAG GTGTTTGCGGTTGCCTCAGAAAACATGGATACTTTAACTTTTGGGGTACCaaggtttctccatcatttaatGGATCCTAGTTCCAAAAAAATCTCTGTGATTGAATTTGACGTTTCAAAG GTTCTTGAAGAGCTAAGACTCACTATGGATCAGTTCATTGATTTGTGTATTCTCTCTGGATGTGATTATTGTGATAACATTAAAG GTggggcaattcgtgaggcttga